Proteins from a genomic interval of Pirellulales bacterium:
- a CDS encoding PIG-L deacetylase family protein, which translates to MSDTALPSAVRLLFLVAHPDDAEYHGGGLAAMHARRGSVVKFVSMTNGDAGHHLQAGPELARRRREEAERAAAVIGAAAEVWQHHDGCLQPTLDLRWQVVREIRSFKPDLVLTHRTNDYHPDHRAVGTVVGDACYLVTVPALAPEVPALARDPVVAFLSDRFTKPAPLAGDIVVDVGSYLDQIVDMLACHRSQFFEWLPFNQGISAEVPADEAGQRDWLRRWYLDRLRPQADRYRRELIARYGDPRGRAVEFAAVFEISEYAAPLDAMWRQRLFPE; encoded by the coding sequence ATGAGCGACACTGCTTTGCCATCCGCGGTGCGCCTGTTGTTCCTGGTGGCCCATCCCGACGACGCCGAGTATCACGGGGGCGGCCTGGCGGCGATGCACGCGCGGCGGGGAAGCGTGGTGAAGTTCGTGTCCATGACCAATGGCGACGCGGGGCACCACTTGCAGGCCGGTCCTGAATTGGCCCGGCGGCGGCGAGAGGAAGCCGAGCGAGCAGCGGCGGTCATCGGAGCGGCGGCCGAGGTCTGGCAACATCACGATGGCTGTTTGCAACCGACGCTCGACCTGCGTTGGCAAGTGGTCCGCGAGATTCGCAGCTTCAAGCCCGACCTCGTGCTGACCCACCGCACCAACGACTATCATCCCGACCATCGCGCCGTGGGCACCGTCGTCGGCGATGCCTGCTACCTCGTGACCGTGCCCGCGTTGGCGCCCGAAGTGCCGGCGCTGGCTCGCGATCCGGTGGTGGCCTTCTTGTCCGACCGCTTTACCAAGCCCGCGCCGCTGGCCGGCGACATCGTGGTCGACGTAGGAAGTTATTTAGACCAGATCGTGGACATGCTCGCTTGTCACCGCTCGCAGTTTTTCGAGTGGTTGCCGTTCAACCAGGGCATTTCCGCCGAGGTGCCCGCCGACGAAGCCGGGCAGCGCGATTGGCTGCGGCGATGGTATCTCGACCGGTTGCGGCCCCAAGCCGACCGCTACCGCCGCGAGTTGATCGCGCGGTACGGCGACCCTCGCGGCCGCGCCGTCGAGTTTGCCGCGGTATTCGAGATCAGCGAGTATGCTGCGCCACTTGACGCTATGTGGCGCCAGCGGCTGTTCCCCGAATGA